From a single Metopolophium dirhodum isolate CAU chromosome 6, ASM1992520v1, whole genome shotgun sequence genomic region:
- the LOC132946078 gene encoding uncharacterized protein LOC132946078 — protein sequence MEANVGSSSCTLPLNYADEGHCLIDALHLAGHRMTAADEFPLRRDIAAEGFRSAPVLTTDDSPPVDNPVVKIDSPPVPPPVLTTAETQDQTEALKCPQQRYGLSLIHALDLAVDRRIVTTVGPQQSRPLRERAVVFRSSAELSIHSPIYAPVKSVLPVTAEIQPNPAGPDRRRSLWKRSKRFMWKSLVNTTRRICFCRSFVDPE from the coding sequence ATGGAAGCCAACGTGGGATCTTCAAGTTGCACACTGCCGCTTAATTACGCCGATGAGGGCCACTGCTTGATCGACGCTTTACACTTGGCCGGTCACCGCATGACCGCTGCTGACGAGTTTCCGTTACGGCGCGATATTGCTGCAGAGGGTTTCCGGTCAGCGCCAGTACTGACAACTGATGACTCGCCGCCCGTGGACAACCCGGTAGTAAAGATCGACTCGCCACCAGTGCCACCACCTGTCCTTACGACTGCGGAGACACAGGACCAGACGGAAGCGCTAAAATGCCCGCAGCAACGTTACGGCCTTTCCTTGATCCACGCTTTGGACTTGGCTGTGGATCGCAGGATCGTTACAACGGTCGGGCCACAACAGTCACGGCCGCTGCGAGAACGTGCAGTCGTTTTCCGATCTTCTGCAGAGCTGAGCATCCACTCGCCCATATACGCACCAGTGAAGTCTGTCTTACCGGTGACAGCTGAAATTCAGCCAAATCCCGCAGGGCCTGACCGTCGCAGGTCACTATGGAAGAGGTCGAAAAGATTCATGTGGAAATCCTTGGTCAACACTACACGCAGAATATGCTTCTGTCGGAGTTTTGTTGACCCGGAATGA